A single genomic interval of Luteolibacter sp. Y139 harbors:
- a CDS encoding RES family NAD+ phosphorylase — MALWFRIVQERWAATAMDGEGARIHGGRWNPPGVAAVYLAESRALAALEILVHAPREALALEWRVIPVDVPDEWIETARALPDGWRDQPSSMAARRYGAAWLSKERAVGLVLPSVVVPQERNLLFNPRHPQVPKLKTGKVERFEFDRRL; from the coding sequence ATGGCGCTCTGGTTCCGGATCGTGCAGGAGCGCTGGGCAGCGACTGCGATGGATGGTGAGGGTGCCCGGATCCATGGTGGGCGGTGGAATCCGCCCGGCGTCGCGGCAGTTTACCTGGCGGAGTCACGGGCCCTGGCAGCGCTGGAAATTCTCGTGCACGCGCCGCGGGAGGCGCTGGCCTTGGAGTGGCGGGTGATTCCTGTGGATGTGCCGGACGAGTGGATCGAAACGGCGCGCGCGCTGCCAGATGGCTGGCGTGACCAGCCATCGTCGATGGCCGCGAGGCGCTACGGGGCCGCGTGGTTGTCGAAGGAAAGAGCGGTCGGGCTTGTGCTGCCGAGCGTGGTGGTGCCCCAGGAGAGGAATCTCCTCTTTAACCCTCGCCATCCTCAAGTGCCGAAGTTGAAGACGGGAAAGGTGGAGCGCTTCGAGTTCGACCGAAGGCTGTGA
- the parS gene encoding type II RES/Xre toxin-antitoxin system antitoxin, giving the protein MKRKASGRDELRKSSDGALPPVPLAPDIEDRFKGSALHEPEAAYMIEKVRDGLPMSEFHALRDMLGLSEERLAGLLGLSRATLHRRKVGGTLDRAASDRLVRYARLLGRAEVALGGVESARSWLAAPALAFHGECPLDFADTEVGAREVEALLGRIEHGVFS; this is encoded by the coding sequence ATGAAGCGAAAGGCCAGCGGCCGCGATGAACTCAGAAAGTCCAGTGACGGTGCCTTGCCACCGGTGCCACTCGCTCCGGATATAGAAGATCGTTTCAAGGGCTCGGCGCTCCACGAACCGGAGGCGGCATACATGATCGAGAAGGTCCGGGACGGGCTCCCCATGTCGGAGTTTCATGCCCTGAGAGACATGCTCGGCCTCTCGGAAGAGCGGCTGGCCGGGTTGCTCGGTCTATCGCGGGCCACGCTGCATCGTCGCAAGGTGGGCGGGACGCTGGATCGCGCTGCTTCGGACCGGCTGGTTCGTTATGCGCGGCTACTGGGCCGGGCGGAAGTGGCCTTGGGCGGCGTGGAATCGGCGCGGTCGTGGCTGGCGGCGCCGGCCTTGGCCTTCCATGGCGAGTGCCCATTGGATTTCGCGGATACGGAAGTCGGAGCGCGGGAGGTGGAGGCGCTGCTCGGTCGCATTGAACACGGCGTGTTTTCCTGA
- a CDS encoding S1C family serine protease translates to MLARFVLPLALLAAGPALAQTVAASTPKAPAGAPSDIYRSAVRIEAAAQVPDYQTPWNSGRFGGGIGTGFIIGKNQFLTNAHVVSNARRLLITIHGGSRKYPAQVKYIAHDCDLALLEVEDFSDFEKLPVFSFGEVPQLESQVRVIGYPIGGERLSVTRGVVSRIDFSAYSHSRADQHLIVQIDAAINPGNSGGPVVQDGKVVGVAFQGLRQADNTGYIIPTPVIRRFLKDISDGHYDYYVDLGASTFPLYNPAMRQALKLKDDGNGVLVTDVTPTGSCEGVLKPGDVLVSIDGHEVDSAGQILLDGEKVDLNEVVERKFAGDKVALRWLSQGSWNDKDVELKPLPPARMYAIQYEKKPRYTVFAGLVFQPLDTNLFATSKLDDVNVRRLYTDYVPKGIFTERQDIVLLTRVESDPVNSQLGGFAGKAVDKINGTVVKSLKHAHELLNPATPPEFFVIELFGSPRPIVLPGNAIAAANKRVSETYAIDHLSNLEE, encoded by the coding sequence ATGCTCGCGCGTTTCGTTCTACCGCTTGCCTTGTTGGCGGCAGGTCCAGCCCTTGCCCAGACGGTCGCAGCTTCCACCCCGAAAGCCCCGGCCGGTGCCCCCTCGGACATCTACCGCTCGGCCGTACGGATCGAGGCCGCTGCACAGGTGCCGGACTATCAGACGCCGTGGAATAGCGGCCGCTTCGGGGGGGGGATCGGCACTGGCTTCATCATCGGCAAGAACCAGTTTCTCACCAACGCCCACGTCGTATCCAATGCCCGCCGCCTGCTGATCACCATCCACGGCGGCTCGCGGAAATACCCGGCGCAGGTGAAGTACATCGCCCATGATTGCGATCTCGCTCTGCTGGAAGTGGAGGATTTCTCGGACTTCGAAAAACTGCCCGTCTTCTCGTTCGGCGAGGTGCCCCAGCTTGAAAGCCAGGTCCGCGTGATCGGCTACCCCATCGGCGGCGAGCGGCTGTCCGTCACGCGCGGCGTCGTCTCGCGCATCGACTTCTCTGCCTACTCCCACTCGCGCGCCGACCAGCACCTCATCGTGCAGATCGATGCCGCCATCAACCCAGGCAACTCCGGCGGCCCGGTCGTGCAGGATGGCAAGGTCGTCGGCGTCGCCTTCCAAGGCCTGCGCCAAGCGGACAATACCGGCTACATCATCCCTACTCCGGTCATCCGCCGCTTCCTCAAGGACATCTCGGACGGCCACTACGACTACTACGTGGACCTCGGCGCCTCCACCTTCCCGCTCTACAATCCCGCCATGCGCCAGGCGCTCAAGCTGAAGGATGATGGCAATGGCGTGCTCGTCACCGATGTCACCCCCACCGGCTCCTGCGAAGGCGTGCTGAAGCCAGGCGACGTGCTCGTCTCGATCGACGGCCACGAAGTCGACAGCGCCGGCCAGATTCTCCTCGATGGCGAAAAAGTGGATCTCAACGAAGTCGTCGAACGCAAGTTCGCCGGTGACAAGGTCGCCCTCCGCTGGCTCAGCCAAGGCTCTTGGAATGACAAGGACGTCGAGCTCAAGCCACTGCCACCGGCACGCATGTATGCCATCCAGTATGAGAAGAAGCCGCGCTACACTGTCTTCGCCGGCCTCGTTTTCCAACCGCTGGACACCAATCTCTTCGCCACCAGCAAGCTCGACGACGTCAACGTCCGCCGCCTCTACACCGACTACGTGCCAAAGGGCATCTTCACCGAGCGCCAGGACATCGTGCTTCTGACCCGCGTCGAAAGCGATCCCGTGAATAGTCAGCTTGGCGGCTTCGCCGGCAAGGCCGTGGACAAGATCAACGGCACCGTGGTCAAGAGCCTCAAGCACGCACACGAACTCCTCAATCCCGCCACGCCGCCCGAGTTCTTCGTCATTGAGCTGTTCGGCTCGCCGCGTCCCATCGTGCTTCCCGGCAATGCCATCGCCGCCGCGAACAAGCGCGTGAGCGAAACCTACGCCATCGACCATCTTTCCAATCTCGAAGAGTGA
- a CDS encoding S1C family serine protease: MRPHLLLPLLFLSACDRPQAAVEPVAAAPVAPGPVPVANPDEILPSVVRINTTQQSWDQAEPWQKNTPGKRRSLGAIVGNGIILTTAEMAADATYIELESPDGKKLAPAKTIAVDYEANLALLGLTDESNAKFFEGTKPLEISAPPKIGDTLDILQVEENGSPLITSGGIQSIDVVSNFLPGQFFLTYEVKASMQSAASSFSLPVLRDGKLAGLLTSYDSKDQISDVVATEIVARFVKEGSDADYAGFPSLGISISRTDDPNFRLFLKLPDDGGGLYVSNVRVGSAAEKAGLKKGDVILSIDGNDIDRLGYFVDKHYGRLYWSHLVRGAKASGDKVDLVVQRDGQPQNISAVLDRRDEVSQLVPAYAFGKAPNFLVKGGLIFQELTKPVLESFGNEWQSRAPLNLLDVYENPEKYESRCRRVVFLSNVIPTPATVGYESLQSMIVTKVNGKDIKDMKTLIEAFKTPAADGLHSIEFDEEKFHVYLDESISDTVDKQLLQRGLPKLSRADD; encoded by the coding sequence ATGCGCCCTCACCTGCTGCTCCCTCTCTTGTTTCTTTCCGCCTGCGACCGTCCGCAGGCGGCCGTCGAGCCCGTAGCCGCCGCTCCGGTTGCTCCCGGCCCGGTTCCAGTGGCGAACCCTGACGAGATCCTGCCCTCGGTAGTCCGCATCAATACCACCCAACAGTCGTGGGATCAGGCCGAGCCTTGGCAAAAGAATACTCCCGGCAAGCGCCGCTCGCTCGGCGCCATCGTTGGCAACGGGATCATCCTCACCACCGCGGAGATGGCGGCTGATGCCACCTATATCGAGCTCGAGTCTCCCGATGGAAAGAAACTGGCACCCGCCAAAACCATCGCAGTCGACTACGAGGCAAACCTCGCCCTGTTAGGTCTTACCGACGAGAGCAATGCCAAGTTCTTCGAAGGCACCAAGCCCCTCGAAATCTCCGCACCACCGAAAATCGGCGACACGCTCGATATCCTGCAAGTCGAGGAAAACGGCTCGCCGCTCATCACCAGCGGCGGGATCCAGAGTATCGACGTCGTTTCAAATTTCCTGCCCGGCCAATTCTTCCTCACCTACGAGGTGAAGGCCTCGATGCAGAGCGCCGCCAGCAGCTTCTCGCTGCCGGTGTTGCGGGACGGCAAGCTCGCAGGCCTGCTCACCAGCTATGATTCGAAGGACCAGATCAGCGACGTCGTTGCCACGGAGATCGTCGCTCGCTTCGTGAAGGAAGGCTCGGATGCCGACTATGCCGGCTTCCCATCGCTCGGCATTTCGATCAGCCGCACGGACGATCCGAATTTCCGGCTCTTCCTGAAGCTTCCCGATGATGGTGGAGGGCTCTACGTCTCGAATGTCCGCGTCGGCAGCGCCGCCGAAAAGGCCGGCCTCAAGAAGGGCGATGTCATTCTCTCCATCGACGGCAACGATATCGACCGCCTCGGCTACTTCGTGGACAAGCACTATGGCCGCCTCTACTGGAGCCACCTCGTCCGCGGCGCCAAGGCCAGCGGCGACAAGGTCGATCTCGTCGTCCAGCGCGATGGCCAGCCGCAGAACATTTCCGCCGTACTCGATCGCCGCGATGAAGTCAGCCAGCTCGTGCCCGCCTACGCCTTCGGGAAGGCCCCGAACTTCCTCGTCAAGGGCGGCCTGATTTTCCAGGAACTCACCAAGCCCGTCTTGGAATCCTTTGGCAATGAATGGCAGTCCCGGGCCCCGCTCAACCTGCTGGACGTCTACGAGAACCCCGAGAAATACGAATCCCGCTGCCGCCGGGTCGTCTTCCTCTCCAATGTCATCCCCACCCCTGCCACCGTCGGCTACGAGTCGCTGCAAAGCATGATCGTGACCAAGGTCAACGGTAAGGATATCAAGGACATGAAGACCCTTATCGAGGCCTTCAAGACGCCTGCCGCCGATGGCCTCCACTCGATCGAGTTCGACGAGGAAAAGTTCCACGTCTACCTCGACGAGAGCATTTCGGACACGGTGGACAAGCAACTCCTCCAGCGCGGGCTGCCCAAGCTCTCGCGGGCGGATGACTGA
- a CDS encoding helix-turn-helix domain-containing protein — translation MASLNIIGERVKARREARNWTQDHLAAACQRLGWDISRVTLAKVETGMRRVGDGEVVVLAAALRCKASDLLDKVPLKLAMKTVRQGQATL, via the coding sequence ATGGCCTCCTTGAACATAATTGGCGAACGCGTCAAAGCGCGGCGGGAGGCCCGCAACTGGACCCAAGATCACCTCGCGGCGGCTTGTCAGCGGCTCGGATGGGATATTTCTCGCGTGACACTCGCCAAAGTGGAGACGGGGATGCGTCGGGTAGGTGACGGGGAAGTCGTTGTTCTGGCAGCAGCATTGCGGTGCAAGGCAAGTGACCTGCTCGACAAGGTGCCGCTCAAACTCGCGATGAAAACGGTCCGGCAGGGGCAGGCGACGCTTTAA
- a CDS encoding DUF4339 domain-containing protein — protein MNSSPDEANWHYSDGNSSYGPVSIGTLRELAKVGALGSAHLVKRTNDAAWSPFDSRILGVSSLNPDPRSALPNDPVKGGNSDWVLGVIGIVAIIGGGFLLFTNFHPVFIGVLAVGFLLKHLARKG, from the coding sequence ATGAACTCCTCCCCTGACGAAGCCAACTGGCACTACTCGGACGGCAACAGCTCCTACGGACCCGTTTCGATTGGAACGTTGCGTGAACTGGCGAAAGTCGGAGCGCTAGGCTCAGCCCATCTGGTCAAGAGAACTAATGACGCGGCCTGGAGTCCATTTGACTCCCGAATTCTCGGCGTGAGCTCTTTGAATCCAGATCCGCGCTCGGCTCTGCCAAACGATCCCGTGAAAGGTGGGAACTCTGATTGGGTGCTGGGAGTAATCGGCATCGTGGCAATTATCGGTGGAGGATTCCTCCTCTTCACCAATTTTCACCCTGTATTCATTGGCGTGCTTGCCGTCGGTTTCCTCCTGAAGCATCTCGCGCGAAAGGGATGA
- a CDS encoding WGR domain-containing protein has protein sequence MPTTLYFREGSSDKVYQTDIVPAGDGFHVTFAYGRRGTTLQTGTKTTNPVPREEAERIAAKLISSKVAKGYTPAEDGTPYRGDGNEGRDSGIRCQLLNPVDEDQLPRLLADSRHVLQEKHDGRRMLIRKTGNEVIGINRRGLIIAVPAPIVEAAMRIPTDFLIDGEAIGDVLHAFDLLEVSGHDARRRGYLDRLTGLLCILDVTSAIRPVRTFVEPDDKQDHFDSLRAGGAEGVVFKDRDSYYIPGRPNSGGFQLKFKFVTTGSFIVSAVNKRRSVALVLFDGSRQVPAGNVTIPPDHDIPQPGDIVEVRFLYAFQESGCIYQPVYLGKRDDIAEAECHVGQLKYKDQGVAA, from the coding sequence ATGCCAACCACCCTGTATTTCCGTGAAGGAAGCTCTGACAAGGTATACCAGACGGACATCGTCCCGGCCGGAGACGGCTTTCACGTCACCTTTGCCTATGGACGGCGAGGAACCACCCTCCAAACCGGCACCAAGACCACCAATCCTGTTCCTCGTGAGGAAGCCGAACGAATTGCCGCGAAGTTGATCTCCTCCAAGGTCGCCAAGGGCTATACCCCAGCCGAGGATGGAACGCCCTACCGCGGCGACGGCAACGAAGGCCGCGACAGCGGTATCCGCTGCCAGTTGCTCAACCCGGTCGATGAAGACCAGCTTCCAAGACTACTCGCTGATTCGCGCCATGTCCTGCAGGAAAAGCACGACGGCAGGCGGATGTTGATCCGCAAGACCGGGAACGAGGTCATCGGGATCAACCGCCGGGGCCTGATCATTGCGGTTCCCGCTCCCATCGTCGAAGCTGCCATGCGCATCCCCACCGATTTCTTGATCGACGGTGAGGCGATTGGCGACGTCCTGCATGCCTTCGACCTGCTGGAGGTGAGCGGTCACGATGCCCGCAGGCGCGGCTACCTCGACCGTCTCACCGGGCTGTTGTGCATCCTCGATGTGACCAGCGCAATCCGTCCGGTGCGGACCTTCGTCGAGCCCGACGACAAGCAGGACCACTTCGACAGTTTGCGGGCAGGAGGAGCGGAAGGCGTGGTCTTCAAGGACCGCGATTCCTACTACATCCCGGGTCGTCCGAACTCGGGCGGTTTCCAGCTGAAGTTCAAGTTCGTCACCACGGGGTCGTTCATCGTCTCCGCGGTGAACAAACGGCGCAGCGTTGCGCTGGTACTATTCGACGGTAGTCGGCAAGTGCCTGCGGGGAATGTGACGATCCCTCCGGATCACGACATTCCGCAGCCTGGTGACATCGTCGAGGTCAGGTTCCTCTATGCTTTCCAAGAGAGTGGCTGCATTTATCAGCCGGTTTACCTCGGGAAGCGGGATGACATCGCGGAGGCCGAGTGCCATGTGGGCCAGCTCAAGTATAAGGATCAAGGCGTCGCCGCTTGA
- a CDS encoding AAA family ATPase produces the protein MNLSTYLRAGYPGLVIISPEEARAESEIASVCNELGRHLHAWSSIEGLASIREERVVACSDPFEALDHVERLFVSEEPRHVVLMRDLQLHLDQNDPLLVRRLKDLIRAGKSRGHAIILLGCRMKLPPELEHETTVIDFGLPGPDRLREVLHGVVESATLGVLDAGVTELVLRNASGMTTVEAENAFALSVTECQAIDPSIIAREKARTLKRNGLVEVIESCPRLNDIGGLGQLKDWLARRAGAFGEAARAYRLPSPKGLLIVGLPGTGKSLTAKATASAFGVPLLRLDMGRVFGGIVGQSEANLRTVIKTAEAIAPCVLWIDEIEKGMSGVKSSGSSDGGTSSRVFGSFLSWMQEKDKPVFVVATANDVSQLPPEFLRKGRFDEMFFVDLPDASERAAIWSIVIAKFGRSPAGFDVAALASACGEFTGAEIESAFEDAMHEAFAESCEPGMSHVRQAISRTVPLARLMDGTIESLRKWAKGRAREAAKPQAKAPRGSRVIHGAN, from the coding sequence ATGAATCTATCCACCTATCTGCGCGCCGGTTATCCCGGCCTTGTCATCATCAGTCCTGAGGAAGCCCGGGCCGAATCTGAAATCGCTTCGGTTTGCAACGAACTCGGCCGTCACCTCCACGCTTGGTCGTCCATCGAAGGACTGGCCAGCATCCGGGAGGAACGTGTGGTTGCCTGCTCCGATCCCTTCGAAGCGCTCGATCATGTCGAACGCCTCTTCGTGTCGGAGGAACCACGGCATGTCGTGCTGATGCGTGACCTCCAGCTCCACCTCGACCAGAACGATCCGCTGCTGGTCCGCCGGCTCAAGGACCTGATCCGCGCCGGTAAATCCAGGGGACATGCCATCATCCTGCTCGGCTGTCGCATGAAGCTTCCGCCTGAGCTGGAACACGAAACCACAGTCATCGACTTTGGGCTGCCCGGTCCCGACCGGCTCCGGGAAGTTCTCCATGGTGTCGTCGAATCGGCTACCTTGGGCGTTCTCGATGCCGGCGTCACCGAATTAGTACTACGCAATGCTAGCGGCATGACCACGGTGGAGGCTGAGAATGCCTTTGCCCTATCGGTCACCGAGTGCCAGGCCATCGATCCCTCGATCATTGCCCGCGAGAAAGCCCGCACGCTCAAGCGCAACGGCCTCGTGGAGGTGATCGAGAGCTGTCCCCGGCTCAACGACATCGGCGGGCTGGGTCAGCTCAAGGACTGGCTGGCCCGCCGGGCAGGTGCCTTCGGTGAAGCTGCCCGAGCATACAGACTGCCATCACCGAAGGGTCTCCTGATTGTCGGTCTTCCCGGCACAGGTAAGAGCCTCACGGCTAAGGCGACGGCTTCGGCCTTCGGTGTCCCATTGCTGCGGCTCGACATGGGACGGGTCTTCGGGGGCATCGTGGGCCAGAGCGAAGCCAACCTCCGCACGGTCATCAAGACGGCCGAAGCCATCGCCCCATGTGTCCTGTGGATCGACGAGATCGAGAAGGGGATGTCGGGAGTGAAGAGCAGCGGTTCGTCCGATGGCGGAACCTCGTCCCGGGTGTTCGGATCGTTCCTCTCCTGGATGCAGGAGAAGGACAAGCCGGTGTTCGTGGTCGCTACCGCAAACGATGTCAGCCAGCTCCCGCCCGAGTTTCTGCGCAAGGGGAGGTTCGACGAGATGTTCTTCGTCGACCTGCCTGATGCCAGCGAGCGTGCCGCAATCTGGAGTATCGTCATTGCGAAGTTCGGTCGCTCTCCGGCAGGCTTCGATGTGGCTGCACTGGCTTCCGCCTGCGGTGAGTTCACCGGGGCTGAGATCGAGAGTGCCTTCGAGGACGCGATGCACGAGGCGTTCGCTGAATCCTGTGAGCCGGGCATGTCGCATGTCCGGCAGGCCATCTCACGGACCGTGCCACTGGCCCGGTTGATGGATGGCACCATCGAGTCCCTGCGCAAATGGGCGAAGGGGAGGGCCCGCGAGGCTGCCAAGCCTCAAGCCAAAGCCCCTCGTGGCTCACGAGTCATCCATGGCGCCAACTGA
- a CDS encoding DUF2997 domain-containing protein: MSQKRILVRVSPNGDIQVEADGFKGKGCEAATQAIEEALGKRTARAFKPEHRQAGGVIQQQQRLGDS; this comes from the coding sequence GTGAGCCAGAAGCGAATTCTGGTCCGGGTTTCTCCAAATGGAGACATCCAGGTCGAAGCGGATGGCTTCAAGGGCAAGGGCTGCGAGGCAGCCACCCAAGCCATTGAGGAAGCTCTCGGCAAACGGACCGCCCGGGCCTTCAAGCCGGAGCACCGGCAGGCCGGGGGAGTTATCCAGCAACAGCAACGCCTCGGTGATTCATGA
- a CDS encoding DUF1257 domain-containing protein, with protein sequence MSHFTSIKTEIRDLDALRFACIELELRLTPNFPCRGYAGQIRNCEHTIELKGSYDIAVDSSTENDGTYALTTDWWDGHVEREVGPGYGRLLQAYGIHKTFLEARKKGLRATRRQQEDGSVLVTLEGGVL encoded by the coding sequence ATGTCCCACTTCACCAGCATCAAGACCGAGATCCGAGACCTCGATGCGCTGCGCTTCGCCTGTATCGAACTCGAACTCCGCCTCACTCCAAACTTCCCGTGCCGCGGCTATGCAGGTCAGATCCGCAACTGCGAGCACACCATCGAGCTGAAAGGCTCGTATGACATCGCTGTCGATAGCTCCACCGAGAACGACGGCACCTATGCCCTGACCACCGATTGGTGGGATGGTCACGTTGAACGTGAGGTTGGTCCCGGCTACGGTCGGCTCCTCCAAGCCTACGGAATCCACAAGACCTTCCTCGAAGCCCGGAAGAAGGGACTTCGTGCCACCCGTCGCCAGCAAGAGGACGGCTCTGTCCTCGTCACCTTGGAAGGAGGTGTGCTGTGA
- a CDS encoding DUF3150 domain-containing protein, with the protein MSQTQYNLPLLEAVCRRGVLCASTIRYWRGCKRLNAEDLGLNPAQVSDRLIQLGHKQLVPRDALAAFSLIESRAHAMIEGSSFPFLGGIARFVPNPRLATLTNGLDKLRDEFREATLDFVAGYGPLREKAMGEWSEAAQQLNGSADMLLATIEQSFPPAGDIARRFGFETRMFQIAAPDNLRIEVAESIDQMEIADQRRRVAEDAQRRLQADLDGFIRESVTTLREETAKLASDVLATIDGSEGGVHQRTLNRLTTFIDSFRTLNFAGDGQLEATLERFRQELLNRSAEDYRNDSTAMRSLTDGLNRLRDNAVAMVRTEGRDVLQRFGQLGARRLAAVS; encoded by the coding sequence ATGTCCCAGACGCAATACAACCTTCCACTCCTCGAAGCCGTGTGCCGTCGAGGAGTGCTGTGCGCTTCCACCATCCGCTATTGGCGGGGATGCAAGCGCCTCAACGCCGAAGATCTCGGCCTGAATCCGGCCCAAGTCAGCGATCGACTGATCCAACTCGGGCACAAGCAGCTCGTGCCGCGTGACGCCCTTGCAGCGTTCTCGCTGATCGAGTCCCGTGCCCATGCGATGATCGAGGGTTCGAGCTTCCCGTTCCTGGGAGGCATCGCCCGCTTCGTTCCCAACCCACGGCTCGCCACCCTGACCAACGGGCTCGACAAACTCCGGGATGAATTCCGGGAAGCCACGCTGGATTTCGTGGCGGGCTACGGTCCGCTGCGGGAGAAGGCAATGGGCGAGTGGAGCGAGGCCGCTCAGCAACTCAACGGCAGCGCCGACATGCTGCTGGCCACCATCGAGCAATCGTTCCCGCCCGCCGGGGACATCGCACGGCGTTTCGGATTCGAAACCCGGATGTTCCAGATTGCAGCTCCCGACAACCTGCGCATCGAAGTGGCGGAATCCATCGACCAGATGGAGATCGCTGACCAACGCCGCCGGGTGGCGGAGGATGCCCAACGCCGGCTCCAGGCCGACCTTGACGGTTTCATCCGGGAGAGCGTTACGACTCTCCGGGAAGAGACTGCCAAGCTTGCCTCCGACGTGCTTGCGACGATCGACGGCAGCGAGGGTGGGGTGCACCAGCGCACACTCAACCGGTTGACGACGTTCATCGATAGCTTCCGCACCCTGAACTTTGCGGGCGATGGCCAACTCGAAGCGACACTGGAACGGTTCCGCCAGGAACTGCTCAACCGGAGCGCCGAGGACTACCGCAACGACAGCACGGCAATGCGGAGTCTAACGGATGGGCTGAATCGTCTCCGCGACAATGCGGTGGCGATGGTCCGCACCGAAGGACGCGACGTTCTTCAGCGTTTCGGTCAGCTCGGTGCACGTCGGCTCGCCGCGGTGAGCTGA
- a CDS encoding RecB family exonuclease codes for MIGLVDPHHAPPSRLPAYISASAAKSYLACSLRFFFGRVLEIRKPTTPSLHLGKAVHAALQAFHLARWRGTDDSPAVIAAAFEDSFVRIELEEGPVRWKEGEREKSRLAGLRVVAAYLDSPDALKSKPRGVEVSITETIPGLQVPLTGVLDLVTDVFAPVDFKSAAAKPDKRHAAFDHELQLVAYQLLLEAATGEDPPSLDLIFLVKTKIPQVIRISSPPADHRRKDRVIRMIDTAVTGIVEGRFHPQPGMTCLGCQYRNECKAWPALPKRRAP; via the coding sequence GTGATCGGACTTGTCGATCCGCACCATGCACCTCCATCCCGGCTACCCGCCTATATCAGCGCATCCGCAGCGAAATCCTACCTCGCCTGCTCGCTTCGATTCTTCTTCGGGCGAGTGCTCGAGATCCGGAAACCGACCACACCCTCCCTTCACCTCGGGAAAGCAGTCCACGCAGCCCTCCAAGCATTCCATCTGGCCCGCTGGCGTGGCACCGACGACTCACCCGCGGTCATAGCCGCGGCATTCGAGGACTCCTTCGTTCGAATCGAACTCGAGGAGGGACCAGTCAGATGGAAGGAAGGGGAGCGGGAGAAGAGTCGACTCGCCGGTCTCCGTGTCGTCGCTGCCTATCTTGATTCCCCGGATGCCCTGAAGAGCAAACCCCGGGGCGTCGAGGTCTCGATTACCGAAACGATACCGGGCCTGCAAGTGCCACTGACTGGCGTCCTGGATCTCGTGACGGACGTCTTTGCACCGGTGGACTTCAAGTCCGCCGCAGCAAAGCCTGACAAGCGACATGCGGCATTCGATCACGAACTTCAACTCGTCGCCTACCAGCTCCTGCTGGAAGCCGCGACTGGAGAGGATCCACCGTCGCTCGACCTGATCTTCTTGGTGAAGACCAAAATCCCGCAGGTCATCCGCATTTCTTCCCCACCTGCCGACCATAGGCGGAAGGATCGTGTGATCCGGATGATCGACACCGCCGTCACTGGCATCGTGGAAGGTCGGTTCCATCCGCAGCCGGGAATGACCTGCCTAGGCTGCCAATACCGCAATGAATGCAAGGCATGGCCGGCGCTCCCGAAGAGGAGGGCACCATGA
- a CDS encoding toll/interleukin-1 receptor domain-containing protein — MTKIFISYSHADEKLKQELDKHLKILEHSGLIAPWHDRMLRAGDDFALEIDANLNTADVVLLLISHHFIASHYCFGIEMRRALEREKAGEARVIPVILDHCVWQIAPFKHLTALPTDAKPIMMFANINEGLADVVRGIQKLADKTGTSQPTVNLPPPPPDSPIVDLPRSSNLRVKVAATEHQKDQFVIDTFDYIARFFEGSLEELPDRNPGANLETRFQRIDLVTFTAVVYSSGKNVSECLITKGNAMLGDIAYSRDLRSRGNSVNDALALEERDGSLSFKSVMGGFYLGRQKAEGLGMEGAARYFWDTFMEPLQR; from the coding sequence ATGACCAAGATTTTCATCTCCTATTCGCACGCGGACGAGAAGTTGAAGCAGGAACTGGATAAGCACCTGAAGATCTTGGAGCATAGTGGCTTGATCGCACCTTGGCACGATCGGATGCTCCGTGCCGGAGACGATTTCGCCCTAGAGATCGACGCGAATCTGAATACGGCCGACGTTGTCCTGCTTCTGATCAGCCACCACTTTATTGCATCCCATTACTGCTTCGGCATTGAAATGCGGAGGGCACTTGAGCGGGAGAAAGCCGGCGAAGCTCGGGTCATTCCGGTGATCCTCGACCACTGCGTCTGGCAGATCGCTCCATTCAAGCATCTCACCGCCCTACCCACCGACGCGAAACCCATCATGATGTTCGCTAATATCAACGAGGGCTTGGCCGATGTGGTACGGGGGATTCAGAAGCTTGCGGATAAGACAGGAACGTCACAACCGACCGTCAATTTGCCGCCTCCTCCGCCGGACTCGCCGATCGTTGATCTCCCGAGATCGTCGAATCTCCGCGTGAAGGTTGCCGCCACTGAACATCAAAAAGATCAATTCGTCATCGATACCTTTGATTACATAGCGCGTTTCTTTGAAGGGTCCTTGGAGGAACTGCCGGACAGAAATCCAGGTGCCAACCTCGAAACCAGGTTCCAGCGGATCGACCTCGTGACATTCACCGCGGTGGTCTACAGCAGCGGCAAGAATGTCTCCGAGTGCCTTATCACCAAAGGCAATGCCATGCTTGGAGACATTGCCTATTCTCGCGACCTAAGAAGCCGCGGCAATTCGGTAAACGACGCGCTCGCGTTAGAAGAGAGAGATGGAAGTCTTTCCTTCAAGTCCGTCATGGGTGGGTTTTATTTGGGACGACAAAAAGCCGAGGGCCTGGGCATGGAAGGGGCTGCTCGCTACTTTTGGGATACATTTATGGAGCCATTGCAGCGGTAA